A region of Chloracidobacterium sp. DNA encodes the following proteins:
- a CDS encoding site-specific integrase produces the protein MSVFKRFNGKRITSSHPAYAKARWWMYKRLNGKVFHQAIPEAITKQEAELAERQIIKTTFNHNYGVADSTTTLASFIETKYRPYVEQNNVNKGAKNLYIRLLLGHFKKRPLASISPQDCRDFRSKLQTRQNKRKRESELSPSSINRIMSTLSKILSLACEEGILDRNPMQYVKALPEPPPRRRLLNEKQKQDLWNELEKDTLLYRLIVLAVNLPLRRGQLMAITEDFIDFENEQVLVIGSKGRPPRLVPLNATATKVLKAMIADKQLPFPVKDFRKRWYTALRNAGINKKDGTREENYHFHDLRSYFASELIRRNTNPLIVQNLFAHSDMSITTVYAQTDDKLLLEAVKRLDEQTLGDESQ, from the coding sequence ATGTCAGTTTTCAAAAGATTCAATGGCAAACGTATAACATCTTCACATCCGGCTTACGCGAAGGCGCGTTGGTGGATGTATAAACGCCTGAACGGAAAGGTCTTTCACCAAGCGATCCCTGAGGCCATAACGAAACAGGAAGCTGAGTTAGCCGAACGTCAGATCATTAAGACGACTTTTAATCACAACTATGGCGTCGCCGATAGCACGACCACGCTGGCGTCATTCATCGAGACGAAGTACCGGCCATATGTCGAGCAGAATAATGTCAACAAAGGTGCAAAGAACCTCTACATCCGGCTTCTCTTGGGACATTTCAAGAAGCGGCCACTGGCCAGCATAAGTCCCCAAGACTGTAGAGACTTTAGATCCAAGCTTCAGACCCGGCAAAACAAACGAAAAAGGGAAAGTGAGTTATCACCATCATCAATAAATCGAATAATGTCGACACTCTCGAAGATTTTGAGTCTCGCCTGCGAGGAGGGAATCCTAGACCGAAACCCTATGCAGTATGTGAAGGCTCTGCCAGAGCCGCCCCCTCGGAGGCGATTGCTCAATGAAAAACAAAAGCAAGATCTGTGGAACGAATTAGAGAAAGACACTCTCCTTTATAGGCTCATAGTCTTGGCAGTAAACCTTCCATTGCGTCGGGGCCAGCTAATGGCCATCACAGAGGATTTCATCGACTTTGAGAACGAACAAGTTCTCGTGATCGGCTCAAAGGGAAGGCCACCTCGTCTGGTTCCGCTAAACGCCACTGCAACGAAGGTTCTTAAAGCGATGATCGCGGACAAACAGTTACCTTTCCCTGTTAAGGACTTCCGAAAGCGTTGGTATACAGCGCTCAGAAATGCCGGCATAAATAAGAAAGACGGTACGAGAGAAGAGAACTATCACTTTCATGATCTCCGAAGCTATTTCGCGAGTGAGTTGATCCGGAGAAATACGAATCCCCTAATCGTGCAGAACCTATTCGCTCACTCGGATATGAGTATCACAACTGTATACGCTCAAACCGATGACAAGCTGTTGCTTGAGGCGGTGAAGCGGCTTGACGAACAGACCCTTGGAGATGAAAGCCAGTAA
- a CDS encoding sigma 54-interacting transcriptional regulator: MEIFWTLYAVSILNSVLPEADGVDQSRFFINSVIYSLPLEGLVNQCYKVSEIRMAQASNDNEQLKMLLEVTNAVVAKLDLRELVRSVAASLWQVVSYDSAVLFIYEPESQRLKAHALESTKPGEKPDEGYFLDLDGTASGKAFTERRTRIYDRSDLVAFPKSMLMRFPHTLNAQAACCVPLIVGDRTLGVLTLVSDVKGCFDDEKVRMIEAIAAQIALAVENALNYGRAVAEKERFEMLLDVSNTLSAVLDLKDVLTITSSILRQNIRHKYAGIGLYDPELNRFRILALDDPNKTFQEEGQFFPAEDTPDELAIRTRKPVLRQWLDLAEFPSPFVKLAYEAGLRSVCVVPLVSRDKPIGILSVANTIEGAFPPGSDETLQLIANQIAGAVDGAIKFDEIEKLKNRLASEKLYLEEEIQSEYNFEEIVGNSPALKKVLRQIETVAPTDSCVLLFGETGTGKELISRAIHNLSKRRDRTLVKLNCAAIPTGLLESELFGHEKGAFTGAISMRVGRFELANKGTLLLDEIGDIPPELQPKLLRVLQESEFERLGSSRTVRSDVRLIAATNRDLQAMVEDRTFRSDLFYRLNVFPIRIPPLRERPEDIPLLTGYFTKKHAGRMSKRITSIPRESIDALCCYDFPGNVRELENFIERAVILTRGDELQVPIAELRHFQRPVTNDAVPVDHSLEAIERNHIVEVLRSTGGRIAGAGGAAQLLDLPVSTLRNRMKKLGIPSK, translated from the coding sequence ATGGAGATCTTTTGGACCCTATATGCGGTTTCAATACTAAATTCGGTTCTCCCTGAGGCAGATGGGGTTGACCAATCCCGGTTTTTCATCAACTCGGTTATTTACTCTCTGCCGCTTGAGGGACTGGTTAATCAATGCTATAAAGTTTCCGAGATAAGAATGGCCCAAGCCTCGAACGACAACGAACAATTAAAGATGCTGCTGGAGGTCACGAATGCCGTGGTAGCGAAGCTGGATCTGCGCGAGTTGGTTCGCTCGGTCGCGGCCAGTCTGTGGCAAGTGGTCAGCTACGATTCGGCGGTGCTGTTCATTTACGAACCGGAGAGCCAGCGGTTAAAGGCTCATGCGCTTGAATCGACAAAGCCGGGGGAGAAGCCGGACGAGGGCTATTTTCTCGACCTAGACGGAACGGCATCTGGAAAGGCGTTCACCGAGCGGAGGACGCGGATCTACGACCGTTCGGATCTGGTCGCGTTTCCGAAGTCGATGCTGATGCGGTTTCCGCACACGCTCAACGCGCAAGCCGCTTGCTGCGTGCCTTTGATCGTGGGAGATCGGACACTGGGAGTACTGACACTTGTCAGCGACGTGAAAGGCTGCTTCGATGACGAAAAGGTCCGAATGATCGAAGCGATCGCGGCACAGATCGCTCTTGCGGTCGAGAACGCCCTCAACTATGGCCGGGCCGTAGCGGAGAAGGAACGGTTCGAGATGCTGCTCGATGTCAGCAACACTCTTTCCGCGGTGCTAGATCTAAAGGATGTACTAACGATCACCTCTTCGATTCTTCGCCAGAACATTAGGCACAAATACGCGGGGATCGGACTTTACGATCCCGAACTTAACCGATTCCGCATCCTCGCCCTGGATGACCCGAATAAGACGTTTCAGGAAGAGGGGCAATTCTTTCCCGCGGAGGATACGCCCGACGAACTCGCCATTAGGACGCGAAAGCCGGTGCTGCGCCAATGGCTGGACTTAGCCGAGTTTCCATCGCCGTTCGTTAAACTCGCTTACGAGGCCGGGTTGAGGTCCGTGTGCGTTGTACCACTGGTCTCACGCGATAAGCCCATCGGTATTCTGTCTGTAGCCAACACCATCGAAGGCGCTTTCCCGCCGGGGAGCGACGAGACCCTCCAACTCATCGCTAATCAGATCGCGGGAGCTGTGGACGGTGCGATCAAGTTCGATGAGATCGAGAAACTCAAGAATCGGCTCGCAAGCGAAAAACTTTATCTCGAAGAGGAGATCCAGAGTGAATATAACTTTGAGGAGATCGTCGGCAACAGCCCGGCGCTCAAAAAGGTCCTCCGACAGATCGAGACTGTTGCTCCAACCGATTCGTGCGTGCTCCTTTTTGGAGAGACCGGAACAGGAAAGGAACTCATCTCACGCGCGATCCACAATTTAAGCAAGCGTCGAGACAGAACTCTGGTGAAACTGAATTGTGCGGCGATACCGACTGGATTGCTCGAGAGCGAATTGTTTGGCCACGAGAAGGGAGCGTTCACGGGTGCGATCTCGATGCGGGTCGGACGGTTCGAACTCGCGAACAAGGGCACCCTGCTGCTCGATGAAATTGGTGATATTCCTCCTGAGCTGCAGCCGAAGCTGCTAAGAGTTTTGCAGGAGAGCGAGTTCGAACGGCTGGGAAGTTCGCGGACAGTTCGGTCGGATGTTCGTCTGATCGCTGCCACAAACCGAGACCTTCAGGCGATGGTCGAGGATCGGACGTTTCGCAGCGATCTTTTTTACCGTCTGAACGTGTTCCCGATCCGCATCCCTCCGCTGCGTGAACGTCCCGAAGACATTCCGTTGCTCACGGGTTACTTTACGAAGAAGCATGCCGGCCGAATGAGCAAACGGATCACGTCAATACCGCGCGAGTCGATCGACGCACTGTGTTGTTACGATTTTCCCGGCAACGTCCGCGAGCTTGAGAATTTCATCGAACGTGCCGTTATCCTGACCCGTGGCGACGAACTGCAGGTCCCGATCGCTGAACTCCGCCACTTTCAACGACCCGTTACCAACGACGCAGTTCCGGTAGATCACTCGCTCGAAGCGATCGAGCGCAACCACATCGTTGAAGTCCTCAGATCCACCGGAGGCCGCATCGCGGGAGCCGGCGGCGCGGCTCAGCTACTCGATCTTCCGGTTTCAACCCTTAGAAATCGAATGAAGAAACTCGGCATCCCGTCCAAGTGA